A stretch of the Chelonia mydas isolate rCheMyd1 chromosome 5, rCheMyd1.pri.v2, whole genome shotgun sequence genome encodes the following:
- the LOC119566700 gene encoding interferon beta-like, whose amino-acid sequence MTTRFLLHICLILLFSTEISSRLCTMLHFQQNKVNKESLELLQKSSGNFPSQCINERAAFKPTQDIVQLSVAQKENAKVVIQEILQEIFNIFTKNLTQSAWDATSIVRFQNGLYQQIQRLEACLRAQMEKELTNPESQDLQITSRSVKQYFQGIDAFLKEKQYSLCAWEIIRMEIPRCFVLIDKLTRRLSN is encoded by the coding sequence ATGACCACCAGGTTTTTGCTGCACATTTGCCTCATACTGCTCTTCTCCACTGAAATCTCATCTCGGCTCTGTACCATGCTTCACTTCCAGCAGAACAAAGTGAACAAAGAGAGCTTAGAGCTTCTGCAGAAAAGCAGCGGAAATTTCCCCTCACAATGCATAAATGAAAGGGCAGCTTTCAAGCCCACCCAGGATATTGTCCAACTTTCAGTGGCCCAGAAGGAGAATGCCAAGGTGGTAATTCAAGAGATCCTCCAAGAGATCTTCAACATCTTTACCAAAAACCTCACCCAAAGTGCCTGGGATGCCACTTCCATAGTCAGGTTCCAAAATGGCCTTTACCAGCAAATTCAGCGGCTGGAGGCATGTTTGAGAGCACAGATGGAGAAGGAGTTAACCAACCCGGAAAGTCAGGACCTCCAGATCACCAGTCGGAGTGTGAAACAATACTTTCAGGGGAtagatgctttcctgaaagaaaagcaatacagccTGTGTGCCTGGGAGATCATTCGCATGGAAATACCCAGATGTTTTGTACTGATTGACAAACTCACTCGACGGCTGAGTAACTAA
- the LOC119566701 gene encoding interferon beta-like — protein MTTRCLLHISLILLFSTEISSQLCTMLHFQQNKVNKESLELLEKVSGNLPSQCINERAAFKPTQDVLQLPVAQKENAKVAIQEILQEIFNIFSKNLTQSAWDATSIVRFQNGLYQQIQRLEACLRAQMEKGLTNPESQDLQITSRRVKKYFQEIDAFLKEKQYSLCAWEIIRMEIPRCFVLVEKITRKLRN, from the coding sequence ATGACCACCAGGTGTTTGCTGCACATTTCCCTCATACTGCTCTTCTCCACTGAAATCTCATCTCAGCTCTGTACCATGCTTCACTTCCAGCAAAACAAAGTGAACAAAGAGAGCTTGGAGCTTCTGGAGAAAGTGAGCGGAAATCTCCCCTCACAATGCATAAATGAAAGGGCAGCTTTCAAACCCACCCAGGATGTCCTCCAACTCCCAGTGGCCCAGAAGGAGAATGCCAAGGTGGCAATTCAAGAGATCCTCCAAGAGATCTTCAACATCTTTAGCAAAAACCTCACCCAAAGTGCCTGGGATGCCACTTCCATAGTCAGGTTCCAAAATGGCCTTTACCAGCAAATTCAGCGGCTGGAGGCATGTTTGAGAGCACAGATGGAGAAGGGCTTAACCAACCCAGAAAGTCAGGACCTCCAGATCACCAGTCGGagggtgaaaaaatactttcaggagatagatgctttcctgaaagaaaagcaatacagccTGTGTGCCTGGGAGATCATTCGCATGGAAATACCCAGATGTTTTGTGCTGGTTGAAAAAATCACTCGAAAACTTCGTAACTAA
- the LOC119566702 gene encoding interferon beta-like — MISRSLLQCCLVLLFSREISCLDCNRLHVLQTRMNSESLERLEKMGGNFPFQCLNEGTAFKPRDILKLRLSHQENAKVAIQQILQELFHIFNNNLTQAAWNGTSIKEFQNGLHQQIEKLETCLSAEMEKEVTYPGNENLLLTSLKLKRYFQTIEDFLKEKQYSRCAWEIIRVEISRCFLMLNKLTKRLENEAHDASSNDAMKTAE; from the exons CCTCGTGCTGCTCTTCTCCAGGGAAATCTCATGTCTGGACTGTAACAGGCTGCATGTTCTACAAACCAGAATGAACAGCGAGAGTTTAGAGCGTCTGGAGAAAATGGGTGGCAACTTTCCCTTCCAATGTCTAAATGAAGGGACAGCTTTCAAGCCCAGAGATATCCTCAAGCTCCGACTGTCCCACCAAGAGAATGCCAAGGTAGCCATCCAGCAGATCCTCCAAGAGCTCTTCCATATCTTTAACAACAATCTCACCCAAGCTGCCTGGAATGGGACTTCCATAAAGGAATTCCAAAATGGACTTCACCAGCAGATTGAGAAGCTGGAGACGTGTTTGAGTGCTGAGATGGAAAAGGAGGTAACCTACCCAGGAAATGAGAACCTCCTGCTCACCAGCCTCAAACTGAAGAGATACTTCCAGACAATAGAggatttcctgaaagaaaagcaatacagccGGTGTGCCTGGGAGATCATCCGTGTGGAAATATCCAGATGTTTCCTCATGCTCAACAAACTCACCAAGAGACTTGAAAATGAAG CACATGATGCTTCCAGTAATGATGCTATGAAAACAGCAGAATGA